In Lysinibacillus sp. FSL M8-0337, the following proteins share a genomic window:
- a CDS encoding aminotransferase class V-fold PLP-dependent enzyme, whose translation MYWCKVAQTEKEFDAIAQLNYETFVEEIPQHEPNALKRKVDRFHDENTYLVVYKGTELIGMLAFRDQRPFSIDEKIGEVEQFLPKEICTKLCEIRLLAVKKPYRSGRVLIRLTQALNAFAYEKGYSAAVISGTTREEKMYKQMGFSQFAPAVGTTEARFLPMVLTRQQFEQSLQQKLAQESYTFYPGPVKQLGPIVYSDMSHRSQAFQSLYARMRSKLLELSGAKQVATIVGSGTLANEVMLGQLKAQQAGRGLILTNGEFGERLHQQAKRWLLDFDVVTQAWGSAFDIQAVEDLLQTGAYQWLLMVHGETSTGACNDLHGMKQLAKRYNIKLCVDCISSFGAMPFLLDDCYLATAVSGKAIGALSGLAFVFSQELEEPVTALPAYLDLTNYQHGTIPYTLPAALVGNVVEALQAYPARYHQLQQRYEALLQLPFMHYRLPITAYPMIITIQCPNGLTKLATDLKLNGLFVHADSAYLQQRNFIQLSVIQPDFELAYSRLQNLLTFYKQTVDL comes from the coding sequence ATGTACTGGTGTAAAGTCGCACAGACAGAAAAGGAATTTGATGCAATCGCGCAGTTGAATTATGAAACTTTTGTTGAGGAAATTCCACAACATGAACCCAATGCGCTGAAAAGAAAAGTCGATCGTTTCCATGATGAAAATACGTATTTAGTGGTATATAAAGGTACTGAGCTGATCGGTATGTTAGCCTTTCGAGATCAGCGGCCGTTTTCAATCGACGAAAAAATCGGTGAAGTGGAGCAATTTTTACCAAAGGAGATTTGTACAAAGCTTTGTGAAATTCGCTTACTGGCAGTGAAAAAGCCTTACCGCTCAGGTCGAGTACTAATCAGATTAACACAAGCATTAAATGCTTTTGCGTATGAAAAGGGGTACTCAGCAGCTGTTATCTCAGGTACTACTCGTGAGGAAAAGATGTATAAACAAATGGGCTTTAGCCAATTTGCACCTGCGGTAGGAACAACAGAAGCACGGTTTTTACCAATGGTTTTAACTAGGCAACAATTTGAACAGTCGTTACAACAAAAACTTGCACAGGAAAGTTATACATTTTACCCAGGACCAGTGAAACAGCTAGGACCTATTGTGTATTCTGATATGTCGCACAGGTCACAAGCCTTTCAATCGCTCTATGCACGTATGCGAAGCAAGTTGCTTGAATTATCTGGGGCTAAACAAGTCGCTACAATCGTTGGATCAGGGACGCTAGCAAATGAAGTAATGCTTGGACAACTCAAGGCTCAGCAAGCAGGGCGTGGACTTATTTTAACAAATGGCGAATTTGGAGAACGTCTTCATCAGCAGGCAAAACGCTGGTTATTGGATTTTGATGTGGTTACGCAAGCGTGGGGAAGTGCATTTGACATACAGGCGGTGGAGGATTTATTACAAACAGGGGCTTATCAGTGGCTACTGATGGTGCACGGAGAAACGTCAACAGGTGCTTGCAATGATTTACATGGGATGAAACAGTTGGCTAAGCGCTATAATATAAAACTTTGTGTTGATTGTATTAGCTCTTTTGGCGCTATGCCGTTTTTATTGGACGATTGTTACTTAGCGACAGCGGTGAGTGGTAAAGCTATTGGGGCACTGAGTGGCTTGGCCTTTGTGTTTTCACAAGAACTTGAAGAGCCTGTAACAGCGTTGCCTGCTTATTTAGATTTAACCAATTATCAACATGGAACGATTCCGTATACACTACCAGCAGCACTTGTTGGGAATGTAGTGGAAGCCTTACAAGCCTATCCAGCACGTTATCATCAACTACAGCAGCGCTATGAAGCATTATTGCAGTTGCCTTTTATGCATTATCGTTTACCGATTACAGCGTATCCAATGATCATCACTATACAATGTCCAAATGGCTTAACCAAGCTAGCAACAGATTTAAAATTAAACGGGTTATTTGTGCATGCAGATAGTGCCTATTTACAGCAGCGAAATTTCATACAGTTATCCGTGATTCAACCTGATTTTGAGTTAGCCTATAGTCGCTTACAAAATCTGTTAACTTTTTATAAGCAAACAGTGGATTTATAA
- a CDS encoding asparaginase: MKKTILLIHTGGTISMAMSDEGAVMPNKENPLIKESKKLDTLATIKEVEAFNLPSPHITPNEMLHLRNLIMEKTSTEQFDGVVITHGTDTLEETAYFLELTTNLSIPIVLTGAMRSSNELGADGIYNLVEAVRVAIDAEAKDKGVLVVMNDEVHLAVNTTKTSTSSVNTFQSPQYGPVGLITKTRILFHHAPIRRQYVDVQSLTKRVAMLKVYAGMEVDLLDVVLACQYDGVVLEGLGQGNVPPTVVKGIESLLERGIPVVLVSRCFNGIAEGVYGYIGGGKMLEDLGAIFATGINGQKARLKLLIGLNTAGNPLDLKEFFQ, translated from the coding sequence ATGAAAAAAACAATTTTATTAATTCATACGGGTGGCACAATTTCCATGGCAATGAGTGATGAAGGTGCGGTGATGCCCAATAAAGAAAATCCACTTATAAAAGAGAGTAAAAAACTTGATACACTGGCAACTATAAAAGAAGTGGAGGCGTTTAATCTTCCTTCACCACATATAACACCAAATGAAATGCTTCATTTACGTAACTTAATTATGGAAAAAACTTCAACAGAACAATTCGATGGTGTGGTTATTACACACGGCACAGATACATTAGAAGAAACTGCCTATTTTTTAGAGTTAACAACCAATCTATCCATTCCAATAGTCTTAACAGGTGCTATGCGCTCCTCCAATGAGCTAGGTGCTGACGGCATATACAACTTAGTGGAAGCTGTTCGTGTAGCGATAGATGCCGAAGCAAAAGACAAAGGTGTGCTAGTTGTGATGAACGACGAAGTCCATTTGGCTGTCAACACAACTAAAACGAGCACGAGCTCAGTTAATACATTTCAATCTCCACAATATGGCCCAGTCGGACTTATTACAAAAACACGTATTCTGTTTCATCATGCCCCGATTCGTCGCCAATACGTAGATGTACAAAGCTTAACAAAACGAGTAGCGATGCTAAAAGTATATGCGGGTATGGAAGTTGATTTACTCGATGTTGTCCTTGCCTGCCAATATGATGGTGTTGTACTTGAAGGACTTGGACAAGGCAATGTACCACCAACAGTTGTAAAAGGCATCGAAAGTCTATTGGAACGAGGTATTCCGGTCGTTCTAGTTTCTAGATGCTTCAATGGCATCGCAGAAGGCGTATATGGCTACATTGGTGGTGGTAAAATGCTTGAAGACTTAGGCGCAATTTTCGCCACAGGCATTAATGGACAAAAAGCACGCCTAAAATTACTTATCGGTCTAAATACAGCAGGAAATCCTTTAGACTTAAAAGAATTTTTCCAGTAA
- the prsW gene encoding glutamic-type intramembrane protease PrsW encodes MIILLSAAIAPGLALFSYFYLRNQMATEPRRTLLQTFLYGAFLTFPILFLQYVLTEEGVFRYLYLQDVLFSSVIEEFFKWFVLLIAIYNHVEFDDPYDGILYGASISLGFATIENVLYLFSFGLNTAFMRALLPVSSHALFGVVMGYYYGRAKFSKNAKTKEMIAMAICAPVVLHILYNTILSFKGHWVYLMIPFMLFLWWFGLRKVKLAHYHLVQHLHMHKKI; translated from the coding sequence ATGATCATCCTTTTATCAGCTGCCATTGCTCCCGGTCTAGCGCTTTTTAGTTACTTCTATTTGCGCAATCAAATGGCAACGGAGCCAAGAAGAACTTTACTTCAAACGTTTTTGTATGGTGCTTTTCTAACTTTCCCTATCTTGTTTTTACAATATGTATTAACGGAGGAGGGAGTTTTTCGATATCTTTATTTACAAGATGTCCTTTTTTCAAGTGTCATTGAAGAGTTTTTTAAATGGTTTGTTCTGTTAATAGCTATTTACAATCATGTGGAATTTGATGATCCTTATGATGGTATATTGTACGGTGCAAGTATATCTCTTGGGTTTGCTACGATAGAAAATGTATTATACTTATTTTCTTTCGGTTTGAACACGGCCTTTATGCGCGCGTTATTACCTGTATCTAGTCACGCTCTGTTCGGTGTAGTAATGGGTTATTACTATGGACGTGCTAAATTTTCCAAAAATGCAAAGACAAAAGAAATGATTGCTATGGCCATTTGCGCACCGGTAGTATTACACATTTTATACAATACAATATTATCATTTAAAGGGCATTGGGTATATTTAATGATACCGTTTATGTTATTTTTATGGTGGTTTGGCTTACGTAAAGTAAAGTTAGCGCACTATCATCTTGTCCAACATTTGCATATGCATAAAAAAATATAA
- the sleB gene encoding spore cortex-lytic enzyme produces MRLLSILFAFLFAISIVSIPQNDAIAFSDQQIARGAYGDDVIELQARLQYLGFYKSKIDGKFGYNTYWALRNFQEKYGLPIDGIAGAKTKKALAGYSDYDENWVKAQLKAGNQFTYYGGVPLDQQVKNSGGGSTANSGDSSGSSNSNGTDTQIPPKYTERDLQLIANAVYGEARGEPYEGQVAVAAVILNRLESPDFPNTISGIIFQPLAFTAVADGQIWLEPNQRAKEAVIDAMNGWDPSENALYYFNPKTATSKWIWTRPQIKQIGEHIFCS; encoded by the coding sequence GTGCGTTTATTAAGCATACTTTTTGCTTTCCTATTTGCGATTAGTATAGTCTCGATTCCGCAAAATGACGCCATCGCGTTTAGCGATCAACAGATTGCTCGTGGTGCTTATGGAGATGACGTGATTGAGCTGCAAGCTAGACTACAATACTTAGGATTTTATAAAAGTAAAATTGATGGGAAATTTGGCTACAACACGTATTGGGCACTGCGAAATTTCCAAGAAAAATATGGCTTGCCGATTGATGGAATAGCGGGGGCAAAGACGAAAAAAGCGTTAGCTGGCTATTCAGATTATGATGAGAATTGGGTAAAAGCGCAATTAAAAGCAGGCAATCAATTTACCTATTATGGTGGTGTGCCTCTTGATCAACAGGTGAAAAATAGTGGTGGAGGCAGTACAGCAAATAGTGGTGATAGCAGTGGTAGCAGCAATAGTAATGGTACCGATACACAAATTCCACCAAAGTATACAGAGCGAGATTTACAGCTAATCGCTAATGCCGTTTACGGAGAAGCGAGGGGAGAACCTTATGAGGGGCAAGTTGCTGTAGCAGCAGTTATTTTAAATCGACTAGAAAGCCCTGATTTCCCTAATACAATATCAGGTATTATATTCCAACCATTAGCATTTACAGCAGTAGCAGATGGACAAATTTGGCTAGAACCGAACCAACGTGCAAAGGAAGCGGTCATTGATGCTATGAATGGCTGGGATCCATCGGAAAATGCACTTTATTACTTTAATCCAAAAACAGCAACAAGTAAGTGGATTTGGACGCGTCCTCAAATAAAACAAATAGGTGAGCATATTTTCTGTTCATAG
- a CDS encoding PepSY1/2 domain-containing protein, whose protein sequence is MLVILTIAVIGLGAYSIDLHGDKESLQRTVHAQYTEKLTDASEKLSYLQRAVSQSLLFKDEQAIDSELDSIWRLSSEVRSSIANIPIGQELSNQWLGYLGKIGDEAKKTAKSGDYEAWREKMPQISTNLQALSDEWTTATVDYYKQDGKMDVWMRQVDNKNPNTSFDNIQKTLKDYGESDFPLTLSEADWQKKIELKALQDSVITEKEALEKVKYLFPLIKDATFTVTKSSDTAPYPFYHIQFHQGIRLGYVDLTEKGGHLLSYLVERPVDEAKLSQDEIIKKAEEHLKRLEMKDVAYVEARENHLAWHVTFARVHPGDNALIYADGVQLKIAKDTGELLGANAMEYIQEESIKPQKANPIDWKSFFDDNVRVEEVKNIYTDNGQFEQRLCYEVIAVRDEQTQETFRIVIDAENHNVLKVEYLT, encoded by the coding sequence ATGCTCGTTATTTTAACAATAGCAGTAATTGGTTTGGGTGCCTATAGCATTGATTTACATGGCGATAAAGAAAGTTTACAACGTACTGTACATGCGCAGTATACAGAAAAATTAACGGACGCTTCTGAAAAATTATCATACTTACAAAGAGCCGTTTCACAATCCTTATTATTTAAGGATGAACAGGCGATCGATAGTGAGTTAGATTCTATTTGGCGACTCAGCTCTGAAGTACGCTCTTCTATTGCGAATATTCCAATTGGGCAAGAACTTTCTAATCAGTGGCTAGGTTATTTGGGAAAAATAGGAGATGAAGCAAAGAAAACAGCAAAATCGGGGGATTATGAAGCATGGCGAGAAAAAATGCCACAAATTTCCACTAATTTACAAGCTTTATCTGACGAGTGGACGACAGCTACTGTTGATTACTACAAGCAAGATGGAAAAATGGATGTTTGGATGCGTCAAGTAGACAATAAAAATCCTAATACCTCTTTCGATAACATTCAAAAGACACTAAAAGATTATGGTGAAAGTGATTTCCCGCTTACTTTAAGTGAAGCCGATTGGCAAAAGAAAATAGAATTAAAAGCTTTACAAGATTCAGTTATTACGGAAAAAGAAGCATTGGAAAAAGTGAAATATTTATTCCCTCTTATTAAAGATGCTACATTTACTGTGACCAAAAGTAGTGATACCGCACCATATCCGTTTTATCACATACAGTTCCACCAAGGTATTCGCTTAGGCTATGTAGATTTAACTGAAAAAGGAGGACATTTACTGTCCTATTTAGTGGAACGTCCTGTGGATGAAGCAAAACTTTCCCAAGATGAAATTATTAAAAAAGCTGAAGAGCATTTAAAGCGATTGGAAATGAAAGATGTTGCTTATGTTGAAGCACGTGAAAATCATTTAGCATGGCATGTTACTTTTGCGCGCGTTCATCCTGGTGATAATGCATTAATCTATGCGGATGGCGTTCAGTTAAAAATTGCAAAAGATACTGGGGAATTACTTGGTGCCAATGCAATGGAATATATCCAAGAAGAATCAATTAAACCTCAAAAGGCTAATCCAATTGATTGGAAATCTTTCTTTGATGATAATGTGCGCGTGGAAGAAGTGAAAAATATTTATACGGATAATGGACAATTCGAGCAACGCCTTTGCTATGAAGTGATAGCCGTTCGAGATGAACAGACGCAAGAAACATTCCGTATTGTCATTGATGCTGAAAATCACAATGTTTTAAAAGTAGAATATTTAACCTAA
- a CDS encoding flagellar brake domain-containing protein: MEIKIGTLLQLEPTYTERIEKFRCKVVEQKDNILYIDYPTNVVTKKTAFLIDGSEFRATFRTEDKLSYAFNTEVIGRKAGNIPMIMLHCPQEDEFIKIQRREYVRVDTPVDVAVQFNEFKYQLVTADISAGGIALILKGDVAFKDGDDVKLTIVLPFANGDVIYVVTEATVVKIFEKEDKTIATIQLTDTDDIDQQHIVRFCFERQLVNRRKELNPFDD, from the coding sequence ATGGAAATAAAAATTGGAACACTATTACAACTAGAACCTACTTATACAGAACGTATAGAGAAATTCCGCTGTAAAGTAGTTGAACAAAAAGACAATATTCTTTATATTGACTATCCAACCAATGTAGTAACAAAGAAAACCGCTTTTTTAATAGATGGTTCAGAATTTAGGGCAACCTTTCGAACAGAGGATAAGCTTTCCTATGCATTCAATACAGAAGTAATAGGACGCAAGGCGGGCAATATACCGATGATTATGTTGCATTGCCCACAAGAAGATGAATTTATTAAAATTCAACGCCGTGAATATGTTCGTGTTGATACACCTGTTGATGTGGCAGTTCAATTTAATGAATTTAAGTATCAACTAGTAACAGCGGATATAAGTGCGGGTGGTATTGCACTGATTTTGAAAGGTGATGTAGCTTTTAAAGACGGGGATGATGTTAAGTTAACAATTGTCTTACCATTTGCCAATGGAGATGTTATTTATGTCGTAACAGAAGCTACTGTTGTTAAGATATTTGAAAAAGAAGATAAGACAATTGCTACCATTCAGTTAACAGATACGGATGATATTGATCAACAACATATCGTACGTTTCTGCTTCGAACGTCAGCTAGTAAATCGTCGTAAAGAATTAAATCCTTTTGATGATTAA
- the cmk gene encoding (d)CMP kinase: protein MNKNIQIAIDGPAGAGKSTIAKIVAESLGFTYIDTGAMYRAVTYKAMQQNIHLDDEANLAAMLAVSSIELKPSPQGQLVFLDGENVSDAIRSNEVTSSVSQVAAHAKVRELLVAQQQKLAANGGVVMDGRDIATHVLKNAELKIFMSATVEERARRRFIDNEKRGIASSIEKLQEEIALRDKMDSEREASPLIQAADAIFLDTTELSIDAAAQAILKLAQEKMV from the coding sequence ATGAACAAAAACATTCAAATTGCGATTGACGGACCTGCAGGAGCTGGAAAAAGTACAATCGCGAAAATCGTTGCAGAATCACTAGGATTCACGTATATCGATACGGGTGCAATGTATCGAGCAGTTACGTATAAAGCTATGCAACAAAACATACATTTAGATGATGAAGCAAACTTAGCAGCAATGTTAGCAGTTAGCTCAATTGAATTAAAGCCATCTCCTCAAGGTCAACTTGTTTTTTTAGACGGCGAAAACGTATCAGATGCAATTCGCTCTAACGAAGTGACATCATCTGTTTCACAAGTAGCTGCACATGCCAAAGTGCGTGAATTGTTGGTCGCACAGCAGCAAAAACTTGCTGCAAATGGTGGTGTTGTGATGGATGGACGGGATATTGCTACGCATGTGTTAAAAAATGCTGAACTCAAAATCTTCATGTCTGCTACTGTAGAAGAACGTGCAAGACGTCGTTTTATTGACAATGAAAAAAGAGGGATAGCGTCTTCAATAGAAAAGCTCCAAGAAGAGATTGCTTTGCGCGACAAAATGGACAGTGAGCGCGAAGCATCGCCACTGATTCAAGCAGCGGATGCTATATTTTTAGACACAACGGAGCTATCAATTGATGCCGCAGCACAGGCCATTTTAAAATTAGCACAAGAAAAAATGGTATAA
- the rpsA gene encoding 30S ribosomal protein S1: MSEEMNYAEQTFNEGDIVKGIAEQVDEKAVTVSIPGAPFDGIVPISELSSLHIEKASDAISVGDELELMITKVEEGNYVLSKRKVDALKAWDTLEQQFAAEEVFEAEVKDIVKGGLVVDLGVRGFVPASLVEDYFVDDFEDYKGKVLNFKIVELDKEKNRLILSHRAVVESEKASQKKNVINQIKAGDVLDGKVQRIASFGAFIDLGGIDGLVHISQVSHEHVSDVSEVLSEGQEVKVKVLSVDPENERISLSIKETIPGPWSNIEERAAKGTVLVGKVKRLTSFGAFVEVFPGVEGLVHISQIAHKHINTPHEALKEAQEVQVKVLDVNVDEGRLALSIKDLLENPEAEEVIDYELPEENTGFSLGDVIGDQLKNFK; this comes from the coding sequence ATGTCTGAAGAAATGAACTATGCAGAACAAACGTTTAACGAAGGTGATATCGTCAAAGGTATTGCAGAGCAGGTTGATGAAAAAGCGGTAACTGTTTCAATTCCAGGTGCACCGTTTGACGGTATCGTACCAATAAGTGAATTATCGAGCTTACACATTGAAAAAGCGTCTGACGCAATCTCCGTTGGGGATGAGTTAGAATTGATGATTACAAAAGTTGAAGAAGGAAACTATGTATTATCAAAACGTAAAGTAGATGCCTTAAAAGCATGGGATACACTAGAACAACAATTTGCTGCTGAGGAAGTTTTCGAAGCGGAAGTAAAGGATATTGTTAAAGGTGGTCTTGTTGTTGATTTAGGAGTACGTGGCTTCGTTCCGGCATCCTTAGTAGAAGATTATTTTGTTGATGATTTTGAAGATTATAAAGGAAAAGTATTAAACTTTAAAATTGTTGAGCTAGATAAAGAAAAAAATCGCTTAATTTTATCACATCGAGCTGTAGTTGAATCTGAGAAAGCATCTCAGAAGAAAAATGTCATTAACCAAATTAAAGCTGGGGATGTATTAGACGGTAAAGTGCAACGGATAGCATCGTTTGGTGCATTTATTGACCTTGGTGGTATCGATGGGCTTGTCCATATCTCACAAGTATCACATGAGCATGTAAGTGATGTCAGTGAGGTTTTATCAGAAGGACAAGAAGTGAAAGTGAAAGTTCTTTCGGTAGATCCAGAGAATGAGCGTATCTCATTATCCATTAAGGAAACAATTCCTGGACCTTGGTCGAATATTGAAGAGCGTGCAGCGAAAGGCACAGTACTTGTAGGGAAAGTCAAACGCCTTACGTCCTTTGGTGCTTTTGTAGAAGTGTTCCCAGGTGTGGAAGGCTTAGTGCATATATCGCAAATTGCACACAAACATATTAACACACCACATGAAGCGTTAAAAGAAGCGCAAGAGGTACAGGTGAAGGTGCTGGATGTTAACGTTGACGAAGGTCGTCTAGCATTAAGTATAAAAGATTTATTGGAAAATCCAGAGGCTGAAGAAGTAATCGATTATGAATTACCAGAAGAAAACACAGGTTTCTCTCTTGGTGATGTCATCGGTGATCAACTGAAAAATTTTAAATAG